From Cyclopterus lumpus isolate fCycLum1 chromosome 2, fCycLum1.pri, whole genome shotgun sequence, a single genomic window includes:
- the aox6 gene encoding aldehyde oxidase 6 isoform X2 has translation MSPEKEGDTLCFFINGKKVTENHADPETTLLSFLREKLRLTGTKYGCGGGGCGACTVMVSRHQPATKTITHYSVNACLLPLCQLHGAAVTTVEGIGSTKTRIHPVQERIAKAHGSQCGFCTPGMVMSMYALLRNQPQPTMEDITQALAGNLCRCTGYRPIVDGCRTFCQEAECCQVKGGGACCLNGEQTAGEPEPPRLFDKEDFLPLDPTQELIFPPELMLMAEAANPKTLTFHGERVSWVSPASLEELIQLKTSNPKAPLVVGNTNIGPDMKFKGILHPLIISPTRVVELFEVTQTPQGLWVGAGCSLTEVRSLLEKLVPQFPAEETELFRALSRQLGLLGSQQIRNVASLGGNIMSANPNSDLNPVLAAGNCRVSVVSDGGPRQLPLDQDFFVSFGKTLLKPEEILVSVFIPFSRKGEFVGAFRQAPRKESSFSTVTTGMRVLFSEGSRLVQDVSIYFGGMGPTTVSATRTCAALALRSWDDETLSRAYDVLLDELVLPPSAPGGKVEFRRSLTLSFLFKFNLEVLQKLRETVRQKHYMFPPRVCVQNVTTEELPEKMPVRPLPREIQPGLQEFQHVSKDQSDQDPVGRPIMHRSALSQATGEAVYCDDMPPADGELFLALVTSSRAHAKITGLDVREALRLPGVVDVITAKDIPGQRVRKMFDYEEELLTDSEVSCIGQMLCAVVADTRAHAKRGAAAVKVGYEDLPDPVFTFEEAIEKSSFYEPRRRIERGNVTEAFETVDQVHEGEFRMGGQEHFYMETQSMLVVPVGEETEFNAYVSTQWPTLIQDAIAETLSIPSNRVTCHVKRVGGAFGGKVMKTSILACITAVAVWKTNRAVRCVLERGEDMLITGARHPVLGQYKVGFMNDGRIVAADIQYYANAGNTVDESTLVAEKILLHIDNAYNIPNLRGRAAACRTNLPSNTAFRGFGVPQSIVVVENMLNDVAAVLRRPADQIREINMYRGPSVTHYKFEFSPENLLRCWEECKVKSDYAARRRAADRFNRHNRWKKRGMSVIPIKYGVAFSDGFLNQAGALVHIYKDGSVLVAHGGTEMGQGLHTKMQQVASRELHIPPSKIYISETSTNTVPNTCPSAASFGTDANGMAVKNACETLHQRLEPIRQKNPEGSWENWVQAAFLEKISLSSTGFYRGPDLYMDWDKMEGRPYAYFTYGVSCCEVELDCLTGDYRTVRTDLVMDVGRSVNPSVDIGQIEGAFMQGLGLYTLEELKFSPSGLLYTRGPSQYKIPAVCDVPLAFNVYLLPDSHNPHAIYSSKGIGEPVLFLGSSVFFAIKDAAAAARSECGSVGPFPLDSPATPERACLACASPFTQKIPAGKPGSFQPWALNI, from the exons ATGTCtccagagaaagaaggagatACTTTGTGCTTCTTCATCAACGGGAAAAAG GTAACGGAGAACCATGCAGACCCTGAGACCACGCTGTTGTCCTTCCTCAGAGAGAAGC TGAGGTTGACTGGAACCAAGTATGGCTGCGGCGGCGGAGGCTGCGGGGCGTGCACCGTCATGGTGTCACGCCACCAACCGGCCACCAAAACCATCAC ACATTACTCGGTCAACGCCTGCCTTCTGCCGCTCTGCCAGCTGCACGGAGCGGCCGTCACCACGGTGGAGGGCATCGGCAGCACCAAGACCAGGATCCACCCCGTGCAG GAGCGAATAGCCAAAGCTCACGGCTCCCAGTGCGGCTTCTGCACTCCAGGGATGGTGATGTCCATGTACGCTCTGCTGAGGAACCAGCCTCAGCCCACCATGGAGGACATCACCCAGGCTCTCGCTG GTAACCTGTGCAGGTGCACCGGGTACCGACCCATCGTCGACGGCTGCAGGACCTTCTGTCAG GAAGCAGAGTGCTGCCAGGTGAAAGGAGGCGGAGCCTGTTGCCTCAATGGAGAGCAAACCGCTGGTGAACCAGAGCCT CCCCGGCTGTTTGACAAAGAGGACTTCCTCCCACTGGACCCGACCCAGGAGCTCATCTTCCCCCCCGAGCTGATG CTGATGGCCGAGGCGGCGAACCCGAAGACGCTCACCTTCCACGGGGAGAGGGTGAGCTGGGTGTCCCCCGCctccctggaggagctgatCCAGCTCAAGACCAGCAACCCTAAAGCTCCGCTGGTCGTGGGAAACACCAACATCG GTCCAGATATGAAGTTCAAAGGCATCCTGCATCCGCTGATCATATCTCCAACCAGAGTGGTGGAGCTGTTTGAGGTCACTCAGACCCCCCAGG GTCTTTGGGTCGGAGCGGGCTGCAGTCTCACGGAGGTCCGGTCTCTGTTGGAGAAGCTGGTTCCTCAGTTTCCAGCGGAGGAGACCGAGCTGTTCCGAGCCCTGAGCCGACAGCTGGGGCTCTTGGGAAGCCAGCAGATCCGCAACGTCGCC TCTCTCGGGGGCAACATCATGAGCGCAAACCCAAACTCAGACCTGAACCCCGTCTTGGCTGCAGGGAACTGCAGAGTGAGCGTCGTTTCCGACG GAGGACCGCGACAGCTTCCTCTGGATCAGGACTTCTTTGTGAGCTTTGGGAAAACCCTCCTGAAGCCAGAAGAGATTCTTGTTTCTGTCTTCATTCCCTTCTCCAGAAAG GGGGAGTTTGTCGGAGCTTTCCGTCAGGCTCCAAGGAAGGAGAGCTCCTTCTCCACAGTGACCACCGGGATGAGGGTGTTGTTCTCAGAGGGGTCCCGGCTGGTTCAGGATGTCAGCATTTACTTTGGGGGAATGGGGCCGACCACCGTTAGCGCCACCAGAACCTGCGCGGCTCTCgccctgag GTCTTGGGATGATGAGACCCTCAGCCGGGCCTATGACGTCCTCCTGGACGAGCTGGTCCTCCCTCCGTCGGCTCCGGGAGGAAAAGTGGAGTTTCGTCGCTCTTTGactctcagcttcctcttcaaaTTCAACCTGGAGGTCCTGCAGAAACTTAGAGAAACGGTAAGACAGAAACATTAC ATGTTTCCACCGAGAGTTTGTGTGCAGAATGTGACGACAGAGGAGCTTCCTGAGAAGATGCCGGTCCGGCCTCTACCCAGAGAGATCCAACCTGGTCTGCAGGAGTTCCAG cacgTGTCAAAGGACCAGAGCGACCAGGACCCAGTGGGGCGTCCCATCATGCATCGCTCCGCCCTCAGCCAGGCCACGGGCGAGGCCGTGTACTGTGACGACATGCCGCCCGCAGACGGCGAGCTCTTCCTGGCTCTGGTCACCAGCTCCCGAGCGCACGCTAAAATAAC AGGGCTGGATGTGAGAGAGGCTCTGCGGCTTCCCGGTGTGGTCGACGTCATCACGGCCAAAGATATTCCGGGGCAGAGAGTTCGTAAAATGTTTGATTATGAAGAGGAGCTGCTGACTGACAGCGAG GTGTCCTGCATCGGGCAGATGTTATGCGCCGTGGTCGCCGATACGAGGGCGCACGCCAAACGAGGAGCAGCAGCTGTGAAGGTCGGCTATGAGGACCTGCCAGACCCGGTCTTTACCTTCGAG GAGGCCATTGAGAAGTCATCTTTCTATGAGCCTCGCAGGAGGATCGAGAGAGGAAACGTGACGGAAGCCTTTGAGACCGTTGATCAGGTCCATGAAG GAGAGTTTCGAATGGGTGGCCAGGAGCATTTCTACATGGAGACCCAGAGCATGCTGGTCGTTCCCGTTGGCGAGGAGACGGAGTTCAACGCGTACGTCTCCACCCAGTGGCCGACCCTGATTCAG GATGCCATCGCGGAGACGCTGAGCATCCCGTCAAACAGAGTCACCTGTCACGTCAAAAGGGTTGGCGGCGCTTTCGGTGGGAAGGTCATGAAAACGTCGATACTGGCTTGCATCACCGCTGTGGCTGTGTGGAA GACCAATCGAGCAGTGCGCTGCGTCCTGGAGCGAGGAGAGGACATGTTGATCACCGGAGCCCGTCACCCTGTGCTGGGACAATACAAA GTGGGTTTCATGAATGACGGTCGCATCGTGGCTGCAGACATCCAGTACTACGCCAATGCTGGCAACACGGTGGATGAATCCACTCTG gtaGCGGAGAAAATCCTTCTTCACATTGACAACGCCTACAACATCCCCAACCTGAGGGGCCGGGCCGCCGCCTGCAGGACCAACCTGCCCTCCAACACCGCCTTCAGGGGCTTCGGCGTGCCCCAGAGCATCGTCGTGGTGGAGAACATGCTCAACGACGTGGCCGCGGTGCTGCGGCGCCCCGCGGACCAGATCCGGGAGATCAACATGTACAGGGGGCCGTCGGTCACCCACTACAAGTTTGAGTTCAGCCCGGAGAACCTGCTGCGCTGCTGGGAGGAATGCAAGGTCAAGTCCGACTACGCCGCGCGCCGCAGGGCCGCCGACCGGTTCAACCGGCACAACCgctggaagaagagggggatgTCCGTCATCCCCATTAAATATGGGGTTGCGTTTTCGGATGGCTTCTTGAATCAG gctGGAGCTCTGGTCCACATCTACAAAGATGGCTCAGTTCTGGTCGCTCACGGCGGGACGGAGATGGGTCAAGGGCTGCACACCAAAATGCAACAG GTGGCGAGTCGGGAGCTTCACATCCCTCCCTCTAAGATCTACATCAGTGAAACCAGCACCAACACTGTTCCCAACACGTGCCCCTCCGCCGCCTCGTTTGGTACCGACGCCAACGGCATGGCGGTCAAG AATGCCTGTGAGACTCTGCACCAGCGTCTGGAGCCAATCAGGCAGAAGAACCCTGAAGGATCATGGGAGAATTGG GTCCAGGCTGCATTTCTGGAGAAGATCAGTTTGTCTTCAACTGGATTCTACAG agGTCCAGACCTCTACATGGACTGGGACAAGATGGAGGGGCGGCCTTACGCTTACTTCACTTACGGAGTGTCTTGCTGCGAGGTGGAGCTGGACTGCCTCACAGGAGACTACCGG ACGGTGAGGACGGACCTCGTGATGGACGTCGGCAGAAGTGTGAACCCCTCGGTGGACATCGGACAG ATTGAAGGCGCCTTCATGCAGGGTTTGGGCCTCTACACTCTGGAGGAGTTGAAGTTTTCCCCCTCCGGGCTCCTGTACACTCGAGGCCCGTCTCAGTACAAGATCCCCGCGGTCTGCGACGTGCCGCTCGCCTTCAACGTGTACCTGCTGCCGGACTCCCACAACCCGCACGCCATCTACTcctcaaag GGTATTGGAGAACCGGTCCTCTTCCTCGGCAGCTCGGTGTTCTTCGCCATCAAAGACGCGGCGGCTGCAGCTCGCTCCGAGTGCGGCTCAGTCGGCCCGTTTCCCCTCGACAGCCCGGCGACACCGGAGAGGGCGTGTCTGGCTTGTGCCTCCCCGTTCACTCAGAAG ATTCCAGCCGGCAAACCGGGATCTTTCCAACCGTGGGCCTTAAACATCTGA